A window of the Polaribacter batillariae genome harbors these coding sequences:
- a CDS encoding IS30 family transposase has translation MNYKQLTFEQRYSIELMLKAKISKKEIIKSLCINESTFYRELKRNSKPRTYSAKHAQKLADERKKEGHYKTIFSTEMKKIIKEKMIKFQWSPEQIVGWCKLKAIQMVSHERIYQYVWQDKRQGGLLYKELRTGQKKYKKRYGSKSNRGQIPDKVSIEKRPKIVELKERVGDLESDLIIGKDHKGALLTIVDRYSSFLWIENVTGKKADMITKMTINTLAPHKKWVRTITNDNGKEFAGHKKIAEKLNCDVYFAHPYSSWERGLNEYTNKLIRQYFPKNEHLDNVKQKDIFETVNKLNNRPRKKLGYRTPKEVFYQFINQNQKLALGT, from the coding sequence ATGAACTACAAACAATTAACTTTCGAACAAAGGTACTCAATAGAATTAATGCTTAAGGCAAAAATTAGTAAAAAAGAGATTATTAAATCACTTTGTATTAATGAAAGTACTTTTTATAGAGAATTGAAAAGGAACTCAAAACCTAGGACTTATAGTGCTAAACACGCACAAAAATTAGCTGATGAGCGTAAAAAAGAAGGCCATTATAAGACTATTTTTTCAACGGAAATGAAAAAAATAATCAAAGAAAAAATGATTAAATTTCAATGGTCTCCAGAACAGATAGTTGGTTGGTGTAAACTTAAAGCAATACAGATGGTCTCTCACGAGCGAATTTACCAATATGTTTGGCAAGATAAAAGACAAGGAGGATTGCTTTATAAAGAACTACGAACAGGTCAAAAAAAATATAAAAAAAGGTATGGAAGTAAATCCAATAGAGGACAAATACCCGATAAAGTGTCTATAGAAAAACGTCCAAAAATTGTAGAACTCAAAGAAAGAGTAGGTGATTTAGAATCTGATTTAATTATAGGAAAAGACCATAAAGGAGCTTTATTAACCATTGTAGATCGCTATTCTAGTTTTTTATGGATTGAAAATGTGACAGGAAAAAAAGCAGATATGATTACAAAAATGACTATAAACACTTTAGCACCACATAAAAAATGGGTTCGAACAATTACCAATGATAATGGAAAAGAGTTTGCAGGACATAAAAAAATAGCAGAAAAATTAAATTGTGATGTCTATTTTGCTCACCCTTATAGCTCTTGGGAACGTGGACTTAACGAGTATACGAACAAACTTATCAGACAATATTTCCCAAAAAATGAACACTTGGATAATGTCAAACAAAAGGATATTTTTGAAACGGTAAACAAACTCAATAATAGACCAAGAAAAAAGTTAGGATACAGAACCCCTAAAGAGGTTTTTTATCAATTTATTAACCAAAATCAAAAACTTGCACTTGGTACTTGA
- the rocD gene encoding ornithine--oxo-acid transaminase — translation MAVLDKLTSQEAIELENKYGAHNYHPLPVVLSRGEGVHVWDVEGKKYYDFLSAYSAVNQGHCHPKIVDAMTNQAKTLTLTSRAFYNDMLGKYEKFATDFFGFDKLLPMNTGAEAVETALKIARKWAYEVKGIDENKAQIIVCENNFHGRTTTIISFSNDPVARKNFGPYTKGFLKIEYDNLQELQEALESSNNIAAFLVEPIQGEAGVYVPSEGYLAAAKKMCEDHNVLFIADEVQTGIARTGRLLATCGNCSCPEKNCSGTPEVKPDVLILGKALSGGAYPVSAVLANDNVMNVIRPGNHGSTFGGNPIAAAVAMAALEVVADEKLAINADRLGKIFRAELSEFCKNNHLVESVRGKGLLNAILINDSEDSSTAWDICIKLRDNGLLAKPTHGNIIRFAPPLVMTEEQLMDCISIIKKTISEF, via the coding sequence ATGGCTGTTTTAGACAAATTAACTTCGCAAGAAGCAATCGAATTAGAAAACAAGTATGGTGCGCACAACTATCATCCACTTCCAGTGGTTTTGAGTAGAGGAGAAGGCGTGCATGTTTGGGATGTGGAAGGGAAAAAATATTACGATTTTTTATCAGCTTATTCTGCTGTAAATCAAGGGCATTGTCATCCTAAGATTGTAGATGCAATGACGAATCAAGCAAAAACATTAACTTTAACTTCGCGTGCATTTTATAATGATATGTTGGGCAAGTACGAGAAATTTGCAACCGATTTTTTTGGTTTCGATAAATTACTACCAATGAATACAGGTGCAGAAGCTGTAGAAACTGCTTTAAAAATTGCTAGAAAATGGGCCTACGAAGTAAAAGGTATTGATGAGAATAAAGCGCAAATTATTGTTTGTGAAAATAATTTTCACGGAAGAACAACCACAATTATTTCGTTTTCTAACGATCCTGTTGCGCGTAAAAACTTTGGTCCCTATACTAAAGGTTTTCTAAAAATTGAATACGATAATTTACAAGAATTACAAGAAGCATTAGAAAGCAGTAACAATATTGCTGCATTTTTGGTAGAACCAATTCAAGGTGAAGCTGGTGTTTATGTACCTTCTGAAGGGTATTTAGCGGCGGCAAAGAAAATGTGCGAAGACCATAATGTTTTATTTATTGCAGATGAAGTACAAACAGGAATTGCAAGAACGGGGCGTTTATTAGCAACTTGTGGAAACTGTTCTTGTCCTGAGAAAAATTGTTCTGGTACGCCAGAAGTAAAACCAGATGTTTTAATTCTTGGGAAAGCACTTTCTGGAGGAGCATATCCCGTTTCTGCAGTTTTAGCAAATGATAATGTTATGAATGTAATTCGTCCTGGAAACCATGGTTCTACTTTTGGAGGTAACCCTATTGCTGCTGCTGTTGCAATGGCTGCTTTAGAAGTAGTTGCCGACGAAAAATTAGCCATAAATGCAGATCGATTAGGTAAAATTTTTAGAGCAGAGTTAAGTGAGTTTTGTAAAAACAATCATTTAGTAGAATCTGTAAGAGGAAAAGGACTGTTAAATGCAATTTTAATTAACGATTCTGAAGACAGTTCTACTGCTTGGGATATTTGTATTAAACTTCGTGATAATGGCTTATTAGCAAAACCAACACATGGCAATATTATTCGTTTTGCACCACCTTTGGTAATGACAGAGGAGCAGTTAATGGATTGTATTTCTATTATTAAGAAAACAATATCTGAGTTTTAA
- a CDS encoding helix-turn-helix domain-containing protein: protein MLYYIKSGKYIYRNAIAKKLGRRPTTIGNWIKDYETGGLSNLLEIHSGGNNTVHISDRAKAYISKTLSNSDTTITSYIELQAHIAEDLSEMINYGALYAHCRRKHKSKLKVSRKSHYKKDLKAEMVFKKPRKHF from the coding sequence ATGTTATACTACATAAAGTCCGGGAAATACATCTATCGTAATGCGATCGCAAAGAAGCTTGGCAGACGTCCAACCACCATAGGCAATTGGATTAAAGACTATGAAACAGGAGGCCTTTCAAATTTATTAGAAATACATAGCGGAGGTAATAATACCGTTCATATTTCTGATAGAGCAAAAGCCTATATCTCCAAGACATTATCCAATAGCGATACCACCATAACTTCCTATATAGAGTTACAAGCTCATATAGCCGAAGATTTATCAGAGATGATAAATTATGGTGCACTTTATGCACATTGTAGGCGAAAACATAAGTCTAAGCTAAAAGTATCAAGAAAGTCACACTATAAAAAAGACCTGAAAGCCGAAATGGTTTTTAAAAAACCTAGAAAACACTTTTAA